A portion of the Vibrio coralliirubri genome contains these proteins:
- the ptuA gene encoding retron Ec78 anti-phage system effector ATPase PtuA: MTSKTKNTKELERRARKNELLPTFQLYQNYAHGLDSVAIDEELANHYLLQCVKYIENNSSDTPDIFVPQNKLHLASLELFDFRRFKNLRMFFEPDLTVIIGNNGQGKTAILNAISKTLSWINANILKEEGAGQRLSELYDIRRDSDNSYTDVLTEFEYGSGLKRLTARLSRASLGASERRDSDVKNLRELSNVFRIVNNNNVVNLPLCAFYSIERSHALSRLNKDNVSLREERFDAYNSALTGSGKFEHFVEWFVALHKKSVNDKSNEIEALKQQVKDLESSVDSGILSLEPILQQTKVQLNDALATLKSASINQVLTDAQTKQIVVQAICRVIPSISDMWVDTSTGSDVVLVKNDSIDITIEQLSDGQRTFLGLVSDLVRRLVMLNPKLDNPLEGQGVVLIDEIELHLHPKWQQDVLLDLQACFPNIQFIVTTHSPLVLSTVDKNNIRIFEGTDTEGRTLIDAPDFQTKGIINSDVLEQLMGTFATPQRIEEAHWLAKFESLLISGHYYDNAEAQALYEDIRKHFGETSSEKKKCDSLIRIQEMKLKAKKAIEKKRTGE, translated from the coding sequence ATGACTAGCAAAACAAAAAATACCAAAGAGCTAGAGCGAAGAGCTAGGAAAAATGAGCTACTCCCAACCTTTCAGCTTTATCAAAATTATGCTCATGGTCTAGATAGTGTCGCTATAGATGAGGAGCTAGCCAATCATTACCTATTGCAATGTGTTAAGTACATTGAGAACAATAGTTCTGACACTCCTGACATCTTTGTGCCCCAAAACAAGCTACATTTAGCAAGCCTTGAACTATTTGATTTTCGTCGATTTAAAAACTTACGTATGTTTTTTGAGCCAGATCTGACCGTAATCATCGGTAATAATGGTCAAGGTAAAACCGCAATTCTTAATGCCATATCCAAAACGTTAAGTTGGATTAATGCAAATATTCTTAAGGAAGAAGGTGCTGGTCAGCGATTGAGTGAACTGTATGACATTAGAAGAGACTCCGATAACTCTTACACTGATGTGTTAACAGAATTTGAATACGGCTCTGGGTTAAAGCGGCTAACTGCACGCTTATCAAGAGCAAGTCTTGGAGCTTCTGAAAGGCGAGATAGCGATGTAAAGAACCTTCGAGAGCTTTCTAATGTTTTCCGTATTGTTAATAATAATAATGTAGTAAATCTCCCTTTGTGCGCCTTTTATTCTATAGAGCGTTCTCACGCACTATCTCGCTTAAATAAGGATAATGTCTCACTTCGAGAAGAACGTTTTGACGCATACAACTCTGCTCTTACTGGTTCAGGCAAGTTCGAGCATTTTGTAGAATGGTTTGTAGCTCTTCATAAAAAGTCAGTAAATGATAAATCAAACGAAATTGAAGCACTGAAGCAGCAAGTTAAGGATCTAGAGTCTTCTGTTGACAGTGGAATCCTGTCGCTTGAGCCTATTCTTCAACAGACAAAGGTTCAGCTGAATGATGCTTTAGCTACACTGAAGTCCGCTAGTATTAATCAGGTGCTAACAGACGCACAAACAAAACAAATCGTCGTCCAAGCGATTTGTCGTGTCATTCCAAGCATTAGTGATATGTGGGTTGATACAAGTACAGGGTCAGACGTCGTTTTAGTAAAAAATGATTCCATAGACATAACTATTGAACAGCTTTCTGACGGACAACGCACGTTCTTAGGACTGGTATCTGACTTAGTTCGTCGCTTAGTCATGTTAAATCCCAAACTTGATAACCCACTTGAGGGACAAGGGGTTGTCCTAATCGATGAAATCGAGCTGCATTTGCACCCTAAATGGCAACAGGACGTTTTATTAGACCTTCAAGCTTGTTTCCCTAACATTCAATTTATTGTTACAACACATAGCCCGTTAGTTCTATCTACTGTTGATAAAAATAATATCAGAATTTTTGAAGGTACAGACACAGAAGGTAGGACTCTCATAGACGCTCCCGACTTTCAAACCAAGGGAATCATCAATTCCGATGTTTTGGAGCAGCTCATGGGGACTTTTGCCACTCCTCAACGTATAGAAGAAGCCCATTGGCTCGCTAAATTTGAATCTCTTTTAATCAGTGGTCATTACTATGATAATGCCGAAGCACAAGCTCTATATGAAGATATACGCAAACACTTCGGTGAAACAAGTTCTGAGAAAAAAAAATGCGATAGCTTAATTAGAATTCAGGAAATGAAACTTAAAGCTAAAAAAGCCATCGAGAAGAAGAGAACTGGCGAATGA
- a CDS encoding dienelactone hydrolase family protein produces the protein MNPNTESQSTPTRSIPQEAFDWYDEYAHGLIDRREFMARLSGLAVLGLTMTTLTSALIPNYAQAEQVSFNDPSIKATYEKFPSPKGHGEGYGYLVVPKELKGNAPVVLVIHENRGLNPYIKDVARRLAAAGFIAFAPDALYSLGGYPGNDDQGRTMQKSLSREKIEEDFIAAANFLKSHEKSNGKLGAVGFCFGGYIVNMLAAVMPEQLDAGVPFYGTPAAPDLRKNVKGPLLIQFAGIDKRVNATWPDYEAELKENEADYTAYIYDGVNHGFHNDSTGRYAEEEAELAWKRTLEFFNQKLS, from the coding sequence ATGAATCCAAATACCGAATCGCAATCAACGCCGACTCGATCTATCCCTCAAGAAGCATTTGATTGGTACGACGAATATGCACACGGCCTGATTGATCGCAGAGAGTTTATGGCTCGTCTATCTGGTCTAGCTGTACTTGGCTTAACCATGACGACGTTAACTTCTGCACTGATTCCTAATTATGCGCAGGCAGAGCAAGTCTCTTTCAATGATCCTTCCATCAAAGCAACTTACGAGAAGTTTCCTTCACCTAAAGGGCACGGCGAAGGCTATGGCTACTTGGTGGTACCCAAAGAGTTAAAGGGCAATGCGCCTGTTGTATTGGTCATTCATGAAAATAGAGGCTTAAACCCATACATAAAGGATGTGGCAAGACGACTCGCTGCGGCGGGTTTTATTGCGTTTGCACCTGATGCACTCTATTCGCTTGGTGGGTATCCAGGTAATGACGACCAAGGTCGAACAATGCAGAAGTCGCTATCACGAGAGAAAATCGAAGAAGACTTTATCGCTGCTGCAAACTTCTTGAAATCCCATGAAAAAAGTAACGGCAAGCTAGGCGCAGTCGGTTTCTGCTTCGGTGGCTACATCGTGAATATGTTGGCGGCTGTCATGCCAGAACAACTCGATGCGGGCGTTCCCTTTTATGGTACTCCTGCCGCACCAGATTTGAGAAAGAACGTAAAAGGCCCCTTGCTGATCCAATTTGCAGGAATCGATAAACGCGTGAACGCAACTTGGCCAGACTATGAAGCCGAACTCAAAGAGAACGAAGCAGACTACACAGCTTACATCTATGACGGCGTGAACCATGGCTTCCATAACGATTCAACTGGCCGCTATGCTGAAGAAGAAGCAGAGTTAGCTTGGAAACGTACACTTGAGTTCTTTAACCAAAAGCTTTCTTAA
- the ptuB gene encoding retron Ec78 anti-phage system effector HNH endonuclease PtuB, with product MRKLNRLPSNCLSGLVHGQNDWMEAPKDDIWIELDKMQNGYCAYCECYLKRKHIEHFKTRTAYPQETFRWANIFGSCGDSSKTGGWGRCGIYKDAGAGKYNIAELLKPDQDDPSDYLLFLTSGMVVAHPSLTGGSLRKAEETIRVFNLNGDSALFNSRRKAIGAIQKEIDELYQMQDELGDDWQSFLDEALTGVCGQEFQTALEHSWRHNLSH from the coding sequence ATGAGAAAATTGAATCGTCTTCCTTCAAATTGTTTATCTGGTCTCGTCCATGGGCAAAACGATTGGATGGAAGCTCCTAAAGACGATATCTGGATTGAGTTAGACAAAATGCAAAATGGGTATTGTGCATATTGTGAGTGTTACTTAAAACGTAAACACATTGAGCACTTTAAAACTCGAACAGCTTACCCTCAGGAGACATTTAGATGGGCCAATATATTTGGCTCTTGCGGCGATAGTTCAAAGACTGGGGGATGGGGGCGCTGCGGGATCTATAAAGATGCTGGTGCTGGAAAATACAATATTGCAGAGCTGCTAAAACCAGACCAGGATGATCCTAGTGACTACTTGCTCTTTCTAACTTCGGGTATGGTGGTCGCGCACCCTAGTCTAACAGGGGGGAGCTTGCGTAAAGCAGAGGAAACAATCAGGGTCTTCAATCTAAATGGAGACAGCGCTCTGTTCAACAGCAGACGAAAAGCGATAGGAGCTATACAGAAAGAAATAGATGAGCTATATCAGATGCAGGATGAGTTAGGTGATGACTGGCAATCTTTTCTGGACGAAGCATTAACAGGTGTTTGTGGACAGGAGTTTCAAACGGCTTTAGAACATTCTTGGCGTCACAACCTCTCACACTAA
- a CDS encoding patatin-like phospholipase family protein, which produces MAKTISLVLGSGGARGLVHVGVIRWLIEHGYQIKSISGCSIGALIGGVYAAGKLDEFEEWITSIDQSDMTMLLDFSWQSSGMFKGDKIIDSLRQLIGEIAIEDLPIPYTAVAANVAEEKEVWLKSGSLFDAIRASISLPLFFTPHVINGEELIDGGVLNPVPIAPTFGDNTDVTIAVNLGGEPELLKQEVTPVSLPTKESNLHDKVAHFIDNLGNNVKSKMSFNFAAYDIANQAFDAMQSTIARQKLAAYPADITLEVPRNACGTLEFERSKEMIDRGYHLAQAKLGNRL; this is translated from the coding sequence ATGGCAAAAACGATCTCATTGGTACTCGGTAGTGGTGGCGCAAGAGGCTTGGTTCACGTTGGAGTGATCCGTTGGTTAATTGAGCATGGCTATCAGATCAAATCCATCTCTGGCTGTTCAATTGGCGCGCTTATCGGCGGTGTTTACGCTGCGGGCAAGTTGGATGAATTTGAAGAGTGGATCACTAGTATCGACCAGTCTGATATGACGATGTTGTTGGACTTTTCATGGCAATCGAGTGGCATGTTCAAAGGGGACAAAATCATAGACTCACTGCGTCAACTGATCGGTGAGATTGCTATTGAAGATCTGCCTATTCCTTATACCGCCGTTGCTGCTAATGTCGCTGAAGAAAAAGAGGTTTGGCTGAAGTCCGGTTCTCTGTTTGATGCCATTCGCGCTTCTATCTCTCTGCCACTGTTCTTCACACCTCATGTCATCAATGGTGAAGAGTTGATTGATGGGGGAGTGCTTAATCCTGTACCGATTGCTCCAACCTTTGGCGACAACACAGACGTCACAATAGCTGTGAACTTAGGTGGCGAACCTGAACTGCTTAAACAAGAAGTGACACCAGTTTCCCTGCCTACAAAAGAGAGTAACCTGCACGATAAGGTTGCTCACTTTATCGATAACCTAGGCAATAACGTCAAAAGTAAAATGAGCTTCAACTTTGCAGCTTACGACATTGCCAACCAAGCGTTTGATGCGATGCAGTCGACTATCGCTCGCCAGAAACTCGCTGCTTATCCTGCCGATATTACCCTTGAGGTGCCACGTAATGCCTGTGGTACGTTGGAGTTTGAACGCTCAAAAGAGATGATAGACAGAGGCTATCATTTGGCACAGGCTAAACTGGGCAACCGACTTTAA
- a CDS encoding retron St85 family RNA-directed DNA polymerase — protein sequence MNLVKQLAGHLRKSESEVIRFLMDAPSKYRVYKIPKRSHGHRVIAQPSKELKEYQRAFLAIYTFPVHHMAMAYSEGKGIRENALSHVRNNYLLKTDFENFFNSITPAIFWQSVDSCTADTPKFTDQEKRLVEKLIFWCPSKTKLGKLVLSVGAPTSPSISNFCLYEFDRFMTNVCNDQKITYTRYADDLTFSTNEKNILHTIVPSIQQLLVEYFSYNLKLNHSKTAFSSRAHNRHVTGITLSNERKLSLGRERKRYIKHLINQFKYNLLDSSDIRHLQGLLAFAQHIEPVFITRLKIKYTSELIQRIYEASHD from the coding sequence ATGAACTTAGTAAAGCAACTAGCAGGGCACCTAAGAAAAAGTGAGTCTGAAGTCATACGTTTTTTGATGGACGCCCCAAGTAAATATCGTGTATACAAGATCCCAAAAAGGTCACATGGACATAGGGTCATAGCCCAGCCATCTAAAGAGCTTAAAGAGTATCAGAGGGCATTTTTGGCTATATATACTTTCCCTGTACATCATATGGCTATGGCATATAGTGAGGGAAAGGGCATCAGAGAAAATGCTTTGTCCCATGTTCGGAACAATTATCTACTGAAAACGGACTTTGAAAACTTTTTCAACTCTATAACCCCTGCCATCTTTTGGCAAAGTGTAGATAGTTGTACAGCTGACACACCAAAGTTTACCGATCAAGAAAAGAGACTTGTTGAGAAGCTTATCTTTTGGTGCCCAAGCAAGACGAAACTCGGTAAACTGGTGTTGAGTGTTGGCGCTCCTACTTCGCCAAGTATATCTAACTTCTGTCTCTATGAATTTGACCGTTTTATGACCAATGTCTGCAACGATCAAAAAATAACTTATACAAGATATGCTGATGATTTGACATTCTCAACCAACGAGAAAAATATTCTCCATACTATAGTTCCTTCTATCCAACAGCTATTAGTAGAGTACTTCTCGTACAACCTTAAGTTAAACCACAGCAAAACGGCTTTTTCATCGCGTGCGCATAACCGACATGTTACAGGTATTACACTTAGCAATGAAAGGAAGCTCTCTTTAGGTAGAGAACGTAAGCGATACATCAAACATCTAATAAATCAATTTAAGTATAATCTTTTAGATAGCTCGGATATCCGTCACTTACAAGGACTATTAGCCTTCGCTCAGCATATTGAGCCAGTTTTTATCACCCGACTAAAAATCAAATATACTAGTGAGTTAATTCAACGGATCTACGAGGCAAGTCATGACTAG
- a CDS encoding MFS transporter — translation MLVIIAIASVIANTGWRVVMNNFAVDTVGMTGADVGVLQSVREIPGLLSFTVLFLLFIASEQRVAVLSVATLGLGVAVTGYLPSIYGFYFSTTIISIGFHYLEAVNKSLSTQLLATENFSESMGKIRSAASFFSMVTFLGIMVASYLFDVSDKAIFFTCGAICFWLAVYLATFQDTHTEVKQHTKLIVRREYTTYYILTFLSGARRQIFVAFAGLLMVTKFQYSIAMMAALFMVSSLAATLALPYVGRFIDRVGERLALIIEYAALVLVFLSYAFVDDHYAAAALYVIDSIIFSFAIALNTYFKKTIREDEVASTASLSFTINHIAAVFLPFLLGIIWMSGYQWVFVTGAVIALISLFVSLTMGTQLHQRINGFDRLQNQ, via the coding sequence ATGTTGGTTATTATCGCTATTGCGTCAGTGATAGCGAATACTGGATGGCGAGTTGTGATGAACAACTTCGCTGTCGACACTGTTGGTATGACTGGTGCTGATGTTGGGGTATTGCAGAGTGTTAGGGAAATCCCAGGCTTGCTTTCATTTACTGTTTTGTTTCTGTTGTTCATCGCGTCAGAACAAAGAGTCGCGGTATTGTCGGTTGCAACATTAGGGCTAGGTGTTGCAGTAACGGGGTATCTGCCTTCGATCTATGGCTTCTATTTCAGCACGACGATCATTTCTATTGGCTTCCATTATCTAGAAGCGGTGAACAAATCACTCTCAACACAATTGCTAGCGACTGAGAACTTCAGTGAATCAATGGGAAAGATTCGCTCTGCAGCCTCTTTTTTCTCGATGGTGACGTTTCTAGGTATTATGGTCGCGAGCTATCTGTTTGATGTTTCAGATAAGGCTATTTTCTTTACTTGTGGAGCAATATGTTTCTGGCTGGCGGTTTACTTGGCCACGTTTCAAGATACTCACACAGAGGTGAAGCAACACACCAAACTCATTGTCCGACGAGAGTACACGACCTATTACATTCTTACCTTTTTGAGTGGGGCAAGGAGACAAATATTTGTGGCATTTGCTGGCTTACTGATGGTGACCAAATTTCAGTATTCGATCGCGATGATGGCCGCTCTGTTTATGGTCTCCAGCTTAGCTGCGACGCTTGCTCTACCTTATGTTGGGAGATTTATCGATCGAGTAGGAGAGAGGCTCGCTTTGATCATTGAGTATGCCGCGTTAGTGTTGGTGTTCCTATCTTACGCATTTGTGGATGATCATTATGCGGCAGCGGCGCTGTATGTTATTGACAGTATCATTTTTAGCTTTGCGATAGCTTTAAACACTTACTTTAAAAAGACAATTAGGGAAGATGAAGTGGCTTCAACGGCGAGTTTGTCATTCACCATCAACCATATTGCAGCGGTGTTCCTACCCTTTTTGTTGGGAATTATCTGGATGTCTGGTTATCAATGGGTGTTTGTTACAGGAGCAGTGATTGCTTTGATTAGCCTGTTTGTGTCGTTGACTATGGGCACACAGCTTCATCAGCGGATTAATGGATTCGATAGGCTACAGAACCAATAG
- the pheT gene encoding phenylalanine--tRNA ligase subunit beta: MKFSESWLREWVKPAINSEELAHQITMAGLEVDDVEPVAGEFTGVKVGKVVECGQHPDADKLQVTKIDIGEEELLDIVCGASNCRLGLTVAVATVGAVLPGDFKIKKAKLRGVPSHGMLCSFSELGIDVESDGILELPEGTTLGMDVRELLELNDVTIDVDLTANRADCFSIRGLAREVGVLNRADVTEPTVEAVATSIEDTVSVEIKATDACPRYLGRVVKNVNVKAESPIWMQEKLRRCGIRSIDPVVDITNYVMLEQGQPMHAFDLAKIEGGIVVRLAEQGEKLTLLDGNEAELNSNTLVIADHNKALAIAGIFGGQDSGVTTETTDVLLEAAFFAPDHIRGRARAYGLHTDSSLRFERGVDSTLQAAAMERATQLLVEICGGEVAPVNGSESEADLPKANVVALRRAKLDSLLGHEIPSTDVVEILTRLGCTVSVVEDTETTEAGWTATSPSWRFDIAIEQDLIEEVGRIYGYDNIPNQAPKAALKMNDHKEANQPLKRVRDLLVDRGYHEAITYSFVEPEQQKLVVPGVEPLILPFPISADMSAMRLGLIQGLLNTVVHNQKRQQSRVRLFESGLRFIPEATAENGMRQEMMLAGVISGTRGEEHWDIATNTVDFFDLKGDLEAVLELSANEIAYSFKAAKHPALHPGQTAAIVVDGKEVGIIGTVHPELERKFGLNGRTIVFEIEWAAINTRVLPEAVAVSKFPANRRDIAVVVDEAVASGDIVEACIAAGGEFLTDAKLFDVYVGKGVEEGKKSLAIALTLQSVERTLEDADIAGSVDAIVASISEKFGAALRD, translated from the coding sequence ATGAAATTCAGTGAATCTTGGCTACGCGAGTGGGTTAAACCTGCAATTAACAGCGAAGAGCTAGCTCACCAAATCACTATGGCTGGTTTGGAAGTTGACGATGTAGAACCTGTTGCTGGTGAATTCACCGGCGTTAAAGTAGGTAAAGTGGTTGAGTGCGGTCAGCACCCAGACGCAGACAAACTACAAGTTACAAAAATTGATATCGGCGAAGAAGAACTTTTAGACATCGTTTGTGGTGCATCTAACTGTCGTCTTGGCCTAACGGTAGCAGTAGCAACAGTTGGCGCAGTACTTCCTGGTGACTTCAAAATCAAGAAAGCAAAACTACGTGGCGTTCCATCGCACGGCATGCTTTGTTCTTTCTCTGAGCTAGGTATCGACGTAGAGTCTGACGGCATCCTTGAGCTACCAGAAGGCACAACGCTAGGTATGGACGTTCGTGAGCTTCTAGAGCTTAACGACGTAACTATCGACGTAGACCTAACAGCAAACCGCGCAGACTGCTTCAGCATCCGTGGCCTTGCTCGTGAAGTTGGCGTACTAAACCGCGCAGACGTTACAGAGCCAACAGTTGAAGCTGTTGCAACAAGCATTGAAGACACAGTATCTGTTGAAATCAAAGCAACTGATGCTTGTCCACGTTACCTTGGCCGTGTGGTTAAGAACGTAAACGTGAAAGCGGAATCTCCAATCTGGATGCAAGAAAAACTGCGCCGTTGTGGTATCCGTTCAATCGACCCAGTTGTAGACATCACAAACTACGTGATGCTAGAGCAAGGCCAACCAATGCACGCATTTGATCTAGCTAAGATCGAAGGCGGTATCGTGGTTCGTCTAGCAGAGCAGGGCGAAAAACTAACACTTCTAGATGGCAACGAAGCTGAACTAAACAGCAACACCCTTGTTATCGCTGACCACAACAAAGCACTAGCAATCGCTGGTATCTTTGGCGGTCAAGATTCAGGTGTTACTACTGAAACAACTGACGTTCTTCTTGAAGCAGCATTCTTCGCACCGGATCACATCCGTGGTCGCGCACGTGCTTACGGCCTTCATACTGATTCTTCTTTACGTTTCGAACGTGGTGTTGATTCAACGCTACAAGCAGCAGCAATGGAGCGTGCAACACAGCTTCTAGTTGAAATCTGTGGTGGTGAAGTTGCGCCAGTAAACGGCAGCGAATCTGAAGCTGATCTTCCTAAAGCAAACGTAGTTGCTCTACGTCGCGCTAAGCTAGACAGCCTACTAGGTCACGAAATCCCATCTACAGACGTAGTGGAAATTCTTACTCGCCTAGGTTGTACTGTTTCTGTTGTAGAAGATACGGAGACGACAGAAGCTGGTTGGACGGCAACGTCTCCATCTTGGCGTTTTGATATCGCAATCGAGCAAGACCTAATTGAAGAAGTAGGTCGTATCTACGGTTACGATAACATTCCAAACCAAGCGCCTAAAGCGGCACTTAAAATGAATGACCACAAAGAAGCTAACCAACCGCTTAAGCGCGTTCGTGACCTTCTTGTAGACCGTGGCTACCACGAAGCAATCACATACAGCTTCGTAGAACCAGAACAGCAAAAGCTTGTTGTACCTGGTGTTGAGCCGCTAATCCTGCCATTCCCAATCTCTGCGGACATGTCAGCAATGCGTCTTGGCCTAATCCAAGGTCTACTAAACACAGTTGTTCACAACCAGAAGCGTCAACAGTCTCGCGTTCGTCTATTCGAATCAGGCCTACGTTTCATCCCTGAAGCAACAGCTGAAAACGGCATGCGCCAAGAAATGATGCTTGCGGGCGTTATCTCTGGTACTCGTGGCGAAGAGCACTGGGACATTGCAACTAACACTGTAGATTTCTTCGATCTTAAAGGTGACCTAGAAGCAGTTCTTGAGCTTTCTGCAAACGAAATCGCATACAGCTTCAAAGCAGCGAAGCACCCAGCACTTCACCCAGGTCAAACTGCGGCTATCGTAGTAGACGGCAAAGAAGTGGGTATCATTGGTACTGTTCACCCAGAACTAGAGCGTAAGTTTGGTCTTAACGGCCGCACTATCGTATTCGAAATCGAATGGGCAGCTATCAACACTCGCGTGCTTCCAGAAGCAGTAGCAGTATCTAAGTTCCCTGCAAACCGTCGTGATATCGCGGTTGTTGTTGACGAAGCAGTCGCTTCTGGCGACATCGTAGAAGCGTGTATCGCAGCTGGTGGCGAATTCCTAACAGACGCTAAACTGTTCGACGTTTACGTAGGTAAGGGCGTAGAAGAAGGCAAGAAGAGCCTAGCTATCGCACTGACTCTACAGTCTGTAGAGCGCACACTTGAAGATGCAGACATCGCTGGTTCAGTAGATGCTATCGTAGCTTCAATCTCAGAGAAATTCGGCGCAGCACTTCGCGACTAA
- a CDS encoding type II secretion system protein, with protein MLKLLRQIKKWKLVTFGLLMLIAAFFIYNQFGNRMSRVDEAKFLIGQLNTVLDAAEQYSRDNGSLPPITSDTDTNFGYLNINHLIENPGLSTWQGPYLPYDDTWIGGDQYIDHPDYIATQLLLKEKDSLWVRGSSETGCESSSSTCSVAACIWLVPTKVAQEINQIIDGSSSIESSDATGKIRYDKAFGGALVCMIGDDYSMPSIQ; from the coding sequence ATGTTGAAACTTTTGCGTCAGATAAAAAAATGGAAACTTGTAACGTTTGGCTTATTGATGCTCATTGCCGCTTTTTTTATCTACAACCAGTTCGGGAACCGTATGTCCCGTGTCGATGAGGCAAAATTTCTAATCGGGCAACTGAATACTGTTTTGGATGCTGCGGAGCAATATTCTCGTGATAATGGCTCTCTGCCTCCGATTACCTCCGATACCGATACGAACTTCGGCTACTTAAATATCAATCACTTAATTGAAAATCCGGGCTTATCCACATGGCAAGGGCCATACCTACCTTATGACGATACATGGATAGGGGGCGATCAGTACATCGACCACCCAGATTACATAGCAACGCAATTACTGCTTAAGGAAAAGGATAGTCTTTGGGTACGAGGAAGCTCCGAGACGGGTTGCGAATCGTCATCATCCACTTGCTCTGTTGCAGCTTGCATCTGGTTGGTACCAACAAAAGTCGCACAAGAAATTAATCAGATTATAGACGGCAGCTCGAGCATAGAAAGCTCAGATGCGACAGGAAAAATACGTTACGACAAAGCTTTTGGCGGCGCACTTGTCTGTATGATTGGAGACGACTATTCAATGCCTTCTATACAATGA
- a CDS encoding DUF3360 domain-containing protein has translation MSTTLESAHIQTEKPQANEDELTYEQQHKPSSEFESREQYLEHELQIMSPKRWRPNLPFKDYRFEIEDTIPAMAATIGKVVMVGAIAATFAGALGLNEDFILENVRYELLIASVFIILFSGFLLPTANLAGTHGPLIPLIPIVVAAGGHPMAFGLLIGAFGLLLAISKGGSMLANLTSKGVCGGLLLYLGFVGTASQVKKLFAWAEGIGMSHIAFVVIFCTIILYALLEHFRKRWLAVPLSCLLGGTIAFAMGAPFAFHTEPGLPNMNPMYWWGEDTGWMLGLPTIEHFMVVLPFAILAVAMWSPDFLGHQVFQKISYPERTEKVHMNIDDTMTTASIRQTFGSLLGGTNFTSSWGTYIVPAAIAKRPIPAGALLTALFCIIAAVWGYPMDLAIWQPVLCVALIVGVFVPLLEAGMEMTREGKTTQSAAIVVFSSALVNPAFGWALTMLLDNLGLVGCKERSSELSKMSRWVLPGIMFIVLTSVMALVGLLPGIPAIIPSFR, from the coding sequence ATGAGCACTACTTTAGAGTCCGCACATATACAAACAGAGAAGCCTCAAGCCAATGAGGATGAACTCACCTATGAACAACAACATAAACCAAGCTCAGAGTTTGAATCCCGAGAACAGTATCTAGAACACGAATTGCAAATCATGTCGCCTAAGCGCTGGCGTCCAAATTTGCCGTTTAAAGATTATCGATTTGAGATAGAAGACACCATCCCAGCGATGGCAGCGACCATTGGTAAAGTGGTTATGGTGGGCGCGATTGCAGCCACCTTTGCTGGTGCTCTCGGGTTAAATGAAGATTTTATTCTAGAAAACGTCCGTTATGAACTCCTCATCGCCTCTGTTTTCATCATCCTTTTCTCTGGTTTTCTATTGCCGACTGCAAACCTCGCAGGGACACACGGCCCACTTATCCCATTGATTCCGATTGTGGTTGCAGCAGGTGGACACCCGATGGCGTTTGGCCTGTTGATTGGCGCTTTTGGCTTACTCTTAGCCATCAGTAAAGGTGGCAGTATGTTAGCCAACCTCACCAGTAAAGGCGTTTGTGGTGGCTTGTTACTCTACCTTGGCTTTGTGGGAACCGCTTCTCAAGTGAAAAAGCTATTCGCTTGGGCTGAAGGAATCGGCATGAGCCACATCGCTTTTGTTGTGATCTTTTGCACCATTATTCTGTACGCGCTATTGGAGCACTTCCGTAAGCGTTGGTTAGCGGTACCTCTTAGCTGCTTGCTGGGTGGTACGATTGCATTTGCCATGGGTGCCCCATTCGCTTTCCACACTGAGCCAGGCTTACCTAACATGAACCCTATGTATTGGTGGGGAGAAGATACAGGTTGGATGCTAGGTCTACCGACGATTGAGCACTTCATGGTGGTATTGCCGTTTGCAATTTTGGCTGTCGCTATGTGGTCGCCAGATTTCTTAGGGCATCAAGTATTCCAAAAGATCAGCTACCCAGAGCGTACTGAAAAAGTACACATGAACATTGACGACACCATGACTACAGCGTCTATTCGTCAAACGTTTGGTTCTCTACTTGGTGGCACTAACTTTACGTCTTCATGGGGTACTTACATCGTACCAGCGGCGATTGCTAAACGCCCTATTCCTGCGGGCGCTTTGCTAACGGCTCTGTTTTGTATCATCGCCGCGGTTTGGGGTTACCCGATGGATTTAGCTATCTGGCAACCTGTACTGTGTGTCGCGCTGATTGTTGGGGTATTTGTGCCATTGCTAGAAGCAGGAATGGAAATGACGCGTGAAGGAAAAACCACACAGTCGGCAGCGATTGTTGTATTTTCTTCAGCGCTCGTTAACCCTGCATTTGGTTGGGCTCTCACTATGCTGTTGGACAACTTAGGTTTAGTTGGTTGTAAAGAACGTAGTAGCGAACTGAGCAAGATGAGCCGTTGGGTATTGCCAGGCATTATGTTTATTGTACTAACAAGTGTCATGGCGTTGGTTGGCCTTCTACCAGGGATTCCAGCGATTATCCCAAGCTTTCGTTAA